In one Polaribacter sp. ALD11 genomic region, the following are encoded:
- a CDS encoding Crp/Fnr family transcriptional regulator — MHQSITKHIQNHIHLTSLDVDKLNAVLNEISVSKGQFLLKPGTNVKHEYFVIKGCLKAYYMDDKGSKHIIQFAVENWWVGDFDAFYNQIPSKLYIEAIEDSQLLSITYNSLQKIYEEAPIFERYFRILTTQAFISQRKRILSTLEKNTQERYLEFCTSYPKIEERVANYDIANYLGVSPENLSRVRRQMKS; from the coding sequence ATGCATCAGTCAATAACAAAACACATACAAAATCATATACATTTAACAAGTTTAGATGTAGATAAATTGAATGCTGTTTTAAATGAAATATCTGTATCTAAGGGGCAATTTTTATTAAAACCAGGAACAAATGTTAAGCACGAATATTTTGTTATTAAAGGATGCTTAAAAGCATATTATATGGATGATAAAGGGAGTAAGCATATCATTCAATTTGCGGTAGAAAATTGGTGGGTTGGCGATTTTGATGCTTTTTACAACCAAATACCTTCAAAATTATACATAGAAGCCATCGAAGATTCTCAATTATTATCAATTACGTATAATAGTCTTCAAAAAATTTATGAAGAAGCTCCAATTTTTGAACGTTATTTTAGAATTTTAACAACACAAGCATTTATCTCTCAGCGTAAAAGAATTTTGTCTACACTCGAAAAAAATACACAAGAGCGGTATCTCGAATTTTGTACTTCATACCCTAAGATAGAAGAACGAGTTGCTAATTATGACATTGCAAATTATTTAGGTGTTTCGCCGGAAAATTTGAGTCGTGTAAGACGACAAATGAAAAGTTAA